A region of the Pseudomonas asiatica genome:
CAGCCGCCGTGCTATCAGGTGGCGCACGCCATTCTCCTGCTCCAGCCGCCCGCTGACCTTGAGCAACTGCGACCCCACCAGCGCCCGCCGCTGCCGTTCGGCAAGCGCCCGCCACACCACCACATTGACCATGCCGTGCTCGTCCTCCAGGGTGACGAAGGTCACGCCACTGGCGGTCTGGGGCCGCTGGCGGCCCACCACCAACCCGGCCACGGCAATGTTGTCACCATGCCCGACATCTTGCAGCTCGCGCGAACTGCGACAGCCCAGCGCCCGCAGGCGTGAGCGCAGCAAGGTCAAGGGATGCGGCCCAAGCGTGGTACCCAGGGCCTGGTAATCGGCCATCAGGTCCTCTGCCACGCTGGGAACGGGCAGTTCGACGGTGCTTTCCGGCAAGGCCTCGATATCGGCGAACAAAGGCAGCTGCGGCTGCACCGCCGCCACCTGCCAGCGCGCCTGGTGCCGGTCGCTGGCCAAGGCGCGCAGCGCGCCGGCATCGGCCAGGTGAGCGCGGGCGCGCGAATCGAGCCCGGCACGCAGGCACAGGTCTTCGACATCGCGCCATGGTCGCTGCGCCCTCGCCTGCTCCAGGCGCCTGGCATCGGCCTCGGCAAGGCCGCGCACCAGGCGCAAGCCCATGCGAATGGCCAGCACCTCTCCAGGCTCAGGCTCGAGCGTGCAGTCCCAGTCACTGTGGCACACATCCACCGGCCTGACCTCGATACCCTGGCGCCGGGCCTCTTGCAGCAACTGATCGGGGCTGTAGAAGCCCATGGGCCAGCTGTTGACCAGCGCGCAGGTGAAAATCGCCGGTTCATGGCACTTGAGCCAACTGCTGGCATAGCACAACAAGGCAAAGCTGGCCGCGTGCGACTCCGGAAAGCCATAGCTGCCAAAGCCCTTGATCTGCTCGAAGATGCGCTCGGCAAACGCCAAGTCGTAACCATTGCGCAACATGCCCTGCACCAGCCGCTCGCGGTGCGGCTCCAGGCCGCCGTGACGCTTCCAGGCGGCCATGCTGCGGCGCAACTGGTCGGCCTCGCCCGGGGTGTAGTCGGCCGCGACCATCGCCAGTTCCATCACCTGCTCCTGGAACAGCGGCACGCCCAAGGTACGCTCGAACACTTCCTTCAGTTGCGGCGAGGGGTACGTCACCGGCTCCTGCTTCAGCCGCCGGCGCAGGTAAGGGTGGACCATGTCGCCCTGGATCGGCCCGGGGCGGACGATGGCCACCTCGATGACCAGGTCGTAGAACTTTACGGGCCGCAGCCGCGGCAACATGGCCATTTGCGCGCGCGACTCGATCTGGAACACGCCCATGGTCTCGGCACGGCTGATCATCGCGTAGGTGGCCGGGTCTTCGGCGGGGATGGTCGCCAGGGTCAGGTGCCGGCCACGGTGGCGTTGCAGCAGGTCGAAGCAACGGCGCAAGGCGCTGAGCATGCCCAGCGCCAGCACGTCGACCTTGAGCAGGCCGACCATGTCCAGGTCGTCCTTGTCCCACTGGATCACCGTGCGCTCCGGCATCGCGGCATTCTCCACCGGCACCAGCTCGTCCAGGGGTTGCTGCGAGATGACGAAGCCGCCCGGGTGCTGTGACAGGTGCCGGGGGAAGCCGATCAGTTCGCCGGCCAGCACCAGCACCCGGCGCAGCGAAGGGCTGCCCGCCTCGAAACCGGCCTCGGCCAGGCGCTGGTCATCGGGTATGCGATCGCTCCAGCGGCCGCAGCATTTGGCCAGGGCGTCCACTTGGTCGGCCGGCAGCCCCAGCACCCGCGCCACATCCCGCACCGCACCGGCAGCATGGTAGGTGTTGACCACCGCAGTGAGCGCCGCCCGGTGCCGGCCATAGCGGCGGAACACATACTGGATCACCTCCTCGCGCCGGTCGTGCTCGAAGTCCACGTCGATGTCCGGCGGCTCGTTGCGCTCGCGCGACAGGAAGCGCTCGAACAACAGGTGGTGTTGCATGGGGTCGAGCTCGGTGATGCCCAGCACGAAGCACACCACCGAGTTGGCAGCCGAGCCCCGCCCCTGGCACAGAATGCGCTGGCTGCGGGCGAAGGCGACGATGTCGTGCACAGTCAGGAAGTAGCTTTCGTAGCCCAGCTCCTCGATCAGCGCCAGCTCCTTGGCCAGCACATCCCTCACCTTGCTGCTCGGCCCGTCTGGCCAGCGCGACGGCAAACCCTGCTGGCACAATTCGCGCAACCAGCTCGCCGGGCTATGCCCCTGGGGCACCAGTTCGCGTGGGTACTGGTATTTCAATTCGCTCAGTTCGAACTGGCAGCGCGCAGCGATGGCCAGGGTCTCGGCCAGCAGGTCGGCGGGATAGAGTTCGCCCAGTTGCGCCTGGCTGCGCAGGTGCCGCTCGCCATTGGCAAACAGGAAGCGCCCCGCCTCGGCCACCAGGCAATGCTGGCGAATGGCGGTCATGCAATCTTGCAGGGCGCGACGACCGCGCACGTGCATGTGCACGTCGCCACAGGCCACGGCGCGGATGCCGACCCTGGCCGCCAGGCTACGCAAGCGTTCAAGGCGCAAGGTATCGTCACTGCCGCGGTGCAGGTGCACGGCCAGCCACAGGCGCTCGCCGAACACGCCGTGCAGCCACTGCCCGGGCGTGGCATCGCCGCTGTCATCAGCTATCCACAATGCCAGCAGGCCCTGATGGTGCTGCTGCAGGTCATCGCGAAACAGTTGGTACTCGCCCTTCTGCGCCCGCCGCCGGGCCCGGGTGATCAGCGCGCACAGGTTCTGGTAGCCGACCAGGTCCTGCACCAGCAGCACCAGCCTGGGGCCGTCCTGCAACTGCACTTCACTGCCCACGATCAGCCGCAGCTGGTGTTCCTTGGCCGCCTGCCAGGCACGGACGATACCGGCCAGGGTACATTCGTCGGTGATCGCCAGCGCCTGGTAGCCCTGTTCACGCGCGCGCCGGAACAGCTCGTCGGCGCTCGACGCGCCGCGCTGGAAGCTGAAGTTGGACAGGCAGTGCAGCTCGGCATAACCCGGGGTGTTCATGCGAACCAGCCCTGCAGCCACAACGGGCCGGCCTTGCCCAGGTCGCGATAGGCCCAGCCGCGCAGGCCGTCGCGGGTTTCGATGCGGTAATAGTCGCGGCGCACATCGCCGCCATCCCACCAGCCCGACTCGATGCGCTCGGCATGGCCTTGCAGGCGATAGCCGCCTTCGTCCAGCGCCATGGGGGCCGACAGCAGCCAGCCAGGGCGGCTGCCAGGAACGACCGGCATGTTGCCCTGGGCACCCTGCTCTACCGCTTGCCAGGCACACTCGGGGCGATGATCGGCTGCCGCGCTCAGGCCCTTGACCGCCTCATCCCCCAAGCGGGCGCGCAGCCGTTCGCGCAATTGTTCCCAAGGTTGCGCCTGTTGCGCACGCGGGTCGAACAATGCCTGGTGTTGCGGCACGAAGGGTGGCAGGTCCTCGGCAACCAGCCGCAGGTTGCGCACCGGTGCGGGAATGCGCAGCGGTTCCAGGCGCCCGCGCGCCAGTTCGAACAACATTGCCGCATCGCGTTCGGCGGCCAGCAGGCCTACCTGCAGCAAGGTATCCGGCCCTTCGGCGTGCTCCAGGTGCAGGCAGAAACGCTGCACGCCACAGTCACGCCCGGCGAGGAACGCGGCAAGGTCGTTGAGCATGCGCCGCAGCGGGAACAGCAGGGCCTGGTGCGATTCGACGTCGAAGTTCAGCTCCAGCCGGGCTTCGAAACGGTCCGGCGGCTGGTAGAAGCCCAGCCCCAGGTTGCGCAGGCCGAGCAACTGGTCAAGGTGCAGCTGCACCTGGGCCGGAAAGCGCCTGGCCAGGCTGTCGCGGGGCAAGGCCAGCACCTGGCTCAACTGGCGCAGGCCCATGCGGGCAAAGGCCTCGGCAGCCGGCGCAGGCAGGCCGATACGCTCGATGGGCATGCCCAGCAGCGCCGCACGGGTGGCATCGGCGTCACTCACGGCCAGGCCATCGTGAGCGTTGGCGAGCATGCGCGCCGCCACCGGGTTGCTGGCCAGGACGATGCGTTGGCGCAAGCCCAGTTCCGCCAGTTCCTGGCGCAGGCGTGCCTCGAACAGCGGCCAGGGGCCGAACAGTTGCAGGCTGGAGCCCACCTCCAGCAACAGCGCCCGTGGGTAGTGCAGGCTGACCTGGGCACTGAAGCGGTAGGCCCAGGCTGCCAGCAACTGCTGCACCTGGTCGATGCGCCTGGGGTCGGCTTCGACGCAGCTGAAGCCATCGGCCAGCGCACGCGCCGCCGTCAGGGTTTGCCCGGCCCGCAGGCCGAGCGCGGCCGCCGCCGGGTTGACCGCCTGCAGCACGCGTCGCTGGGTCGGCCCGCCAAGCAGCACCAGGGGTGTATCAGGGTCGTCACGCTCACGCAGGACCGTGTCCAGCGCCAGCTGCGGAAGCAGGATGCAGGCCCAGAGCATGTTGCATCAGCCCCGCCCCGGGCAGGCGATGGGCAGCGCCGGGGGCATGCCGCCACGGCTTTTCAGCACGCGCCATTGTGCCGGGCGGGTGTCGACGGCAATGCGCAGCGCTGCGGGCGAAGGGTTGTGCGCCGCCTGTTGCGGCCGGCAGGCGAAGGCCAGCGCCTGCCCGGTTTCGGCAGCCACCTGCAAGCGCCGCAGGGCGCGGTCATCGGCACGTTCCGGCCAGCACAGCACCGCCGCGCAACTGCCGGAGCGCAGGCACTGCTCGGCGGCCCACAGGGCATCGGCAGGTGCGGCGTCCACCTGTACCAGCCAGCGCAGGTCTACCCCCGCGGCCTGCCAGGCCGGGGCGTAAGGAATGAATGGCGGTGCCACCAGCACGATTCGGCTGGCTTCAGCGCTCAAGCGGGCCAGGGTTGGCCACAGCAGCTGCAATTCGCCACAGCCGGGGCTGGCCAGCAACAGTTCGCTGAGCGCAGCCGCCGGCCAGCCGCCTTCCGGCAGGCATTGGTCAAGGGCGGCATGGCCTGTGGGCTGCAGGCCGAGCGGCCGCGCCTGGGCCTGCCGACCGCGCCATACCCGGCGCTGGTCGAGCAACCTGTCGAGGTCGACCACCGCGCCCATCAGTCACGCCTCAGCAAGCCGCAGAACACGCCTTCGATGAAGAACTCCTGTTCAGGCCGCACATCGATAGGCGCATAGGCCGGGTTGCGTGGCAACAGCCGGTAATTGCCACCCTGGCGCTGCAGGCGCTTGATGGTCACCTCGCCGTCCAGGCGCGCGACCACGATCTGGCCATCGCGAGCGTCGGCCTGCTGGAGGATGCCGACCAGGTCGCCGTCGAAAATGCCGTCGTCGATCATCGAGTCGCCACGCACCTTCAGCAGGTAGTCAGGGGTACGGCGGAACAGGCTGGGGTCGAGCAGCAACTGCTCGTGAATGTCGAGGTCCGGGCCGATGGGGGCACCTGCCGCCACCTGGCCCAGCACCGGCACTTCGAGGATTTCCGGGCGGCGCAGCCGTTCGGCCAGGCGTATGCCCCGCGCCTGGTTCGGCGTGACGTCGATGTAGCCGGCCTGGCACAGGGCGGTGATGTGCTTGCGCGCGACACTGCGCGAGGCAAAACCGAAGCGCGTGGCGATATCGGCCAGGCTCGGCGGCTGGCCGTGGTCGGCGATGCGCTCACGGATGAACTCGAAGATGGCGCGGCGTTTTGGGGTAAGATTGTCCATGGAGCACATTTGTACTCTTTTCGGAGCACGCTGAACAGCCCCCTTCGTCGACGGCTTGGCGGCTGCGATCCGGCAAACCTGACTGCACATGGCGAATTGAATCAGCAGGGACACTGTGGGAGCCGCGCTTGCCAGCGATGCAGCGCTCCAATAGACCAGATAGTGGAAATATATTTTGCGCGCTAAATATTATCACGCAATATTCAACCCAGGCAGCAAGCAGTCGCTGATCCCACTACCCAAGCTAACGGAGCATGATCATGACCTTCATCAAAGCAATCGCCATCGCCACCCTGACCTTTGGCAGCAGCGTCGGCGCCTTCGCCCAGACCGCCTCCCCGTACCAGTACGGCATGAACCTGGATATCGCCCAAGTGATCGCGGTGGAGGCCTCGGGCCACGCCACCGACCACGCCGACACCGCCACCCTCACCTACCGTGACAGCGACGGCAAGGTGCAGAAGATCAGCTACCTGCGCCCAGCCGCCTCCGCCAACCAGAACTGATGACCAAACTTCGAAAGCCGGAGCGTGCCAGCGGCCGGTTACTCGGTTGGCTTTCCAGCTTTGGCAGTTGCTGACTCGACGCGCAGGCGCCAACCTCGCGTTCGAGCACAGCTCTGCCAAGGCTGCCGTACTCCAGTACACTCAGGAAGTCGCGAAGTTCACGTGACTCCAAAGGCAAAGAATCTCCCTTCTGGCCCGCCCATGATTTTGGACCTGGATACCCAATGCTGACTGCCCTGCTGTTCGACCTCGACGGAACCCTCACCGACACTGACACCTTGCACCTGCAGGCCTTTCGCCAACTGCTGCGCGAGCATGACGGCCGCGAGCTGAGCCAGGCGCAGTTCGATGCCCAGGTCAGCGGCCGCGCCAACGGCGAGCTGTTCGCCGAGCTGTTTGCCGGTGCCAGTGCCGAGCAGTGCCAGGAGCTGGCCGACCGCAAGGAGGCACTGTTCCGCGACATGTCGCCGGCTCTCGAGCCGATGCCGGGCCTTGTGCGCCTGCTGGAACATGCCCGGGCTCATGACATCGGCATGTGCGTGGTGACCAACGCACCGCGGCTGAACGCCGAGCACATGTTGAACGCCATGGGGCTGGGCCAGCGCTTCGAGCATGTGCTGGTGGCCGAGGAACTGGCACGGCCCAAGCCGGACCCGCTGCCTTACCTGACCGGGTTGCAGCGGCTGGGTGCCGAGGCCGGGCAGGCACTGGCCTTCGAGGATTCGCTGCCGGGGGTGGCGGCAGCGAGTGGCGCGGGGATCTTTACCGTGGGCGTGGCCACTACCCAGACGCCAGAGCGGTTGCTGGCGGCGGGGGCGAAGCTGGTTGTCCGTGACTTCAACGACCCGGCGTTGTGGACCTTGATCGGATCCATGCAATGAGCATACAGGGCCGCTTCGCGCCCCATCGCCGGCAAGCCAGCTCCCACCTCGACCGCATCGGCCTCAAGCCATGCGCCATCCCTGTGGGAGCTGGCTTGCCGGCGATGGGCTGCGAAGCGGCCCCAGAATTTCAAGGCAATATGCATGCCCCAGCCATTGTGCACACCCAGGTCCACCCATGCTGATCGACGAAGAACTGACCCTCAAGAAGCTGGAAACCTTCCTCGCCTTCATGCGCACCGGCAACCTCGGCCGCGCCGCCGCCGAGCTGGCCACCAGCGCCGTCAGCGTGCACCGTGCCATCCACTCGCTGGAAAGCGCACTGCGCTGCCCGCTGTTCAAGCACGAAGGCCGCCAGCTGATCCCGCTGGAAAGCGCCTACGTGCTGGAAAAGAAAGCCCGCCAGCTGATCCAGGACGCCGAGCAGATGGTCCGCCTTACCCGCGAGGCCGCCGGCTTCTACGCCGAGCGCTTCCGCCTGGGCGCGCTCTACTCGCTGACGGTGAAAACCGTGCCCAAGCTGGTCATGGGCCTCAAGCTGCGCCGCAGCGAACTCAACATCGACCTGACCCTGGGCTCCAACGTCGACCTGCTGCAGCGCCTGAAGAACCACGAGCTGGAGGCCATCCTCGTGTCGCTCGACGAAAGCGTCAGCGACCCGGCCTGCGAGCAGCTGCCGCTGTTTTCCGACGATATCTTCCTTGCCGTGCCCATCGATTCGCCCTTCGCCGAGCAGGCCGAGGTGGACCTGGCCGACCTGGCCGACTCCACCTTCATCACCCTGACCCAGGGCTTTGCCACCCACCGCGATGGCGCCCGGGTGTTCCAGCAGGCCGGCTTCGAACCCAAGGTGGCCATGCAGGTGAACGATATCTTCACCCTGCTGAGCATGGTCAGCTCGGGCGTGGGCTTTGCCCTGCTGCCCGGGCGTATCGCGGCGGTGTACGAAAACCGGGTCAGGTTGATTGCCCTGAAACCGCAATATCGCTTGCAACAGTATATCGGCGTGGTGTTCCTCAAGGCGCGGGAGCGGGAGCCGAACCTGCTGGCGTTGCTTGCGGAATGCAGGATGTACAGCCTGGAGCGCTGAGGGGCCTCGGAACACAGCCTCTTTTGTTGTTTGCTGCACTGGCCTCTTCGCGGGTGAACCCGCTCCCACAGGTACCGAGCAAGCCTCGGGCAATGCACTTACCCTGTGGGAGCGGGTTTACCCGCGAAGAGGCCGGTGCAGGCTGACTCAAACCAGCAAGGCCCGCTGCACCTCCCCCACCGTTGTAGCCAGGCTGTTCAGGTGCAGGTTCAACACCCGCTCCACCGGC
Encoded here:
- a CDS encoding error-prone DNA polymerase translates to MNTPGYAELHCLSNFSFQRGASSADELFRRAREQGYQALAITDECTLAGIVRAWQAAKEHQLRLIVGSEVQLQDGPRLVLLVQDLVGYQNLCALITRARRRAQKGEYQLFRDDLQQHHQGLLALWIADDSGDATPGQWLHGVFGERLWLAVHLHRGSDDTLRLERLRSLAARVGIRAVACGDVHMHVRGRRALQDCMTAIRQHCLVAEAGRFLFANGERHLRSQAQLGELYPADLLAETLAIAARCQFELSELKYQYPRELVPQGHSPASWLRELCQQGLPSRWPDGPSSKVRDVLAKELALIEELGYESYFLTVHDIVAFARSQRILCQGRGSAANSVVCFVLGITELDPMQHHLLFERFLSRERNEPPDIDVDFEHDRREEVIQYVFRRYGRHRAALTAVVNTYHAAGAVRDVARVLGLPADQVDALAKCCGRWSDRIPDDQRLAEAGFEAGSPSLRRVLVLAGELIGFPRHLSQHPGGFVISQQPLDELVPVENAAMPERTVIQWDKDDLDMVGLLKVDVLALGMLSALRRCFDLLQRHRGRHLTLATIPAEDPATYAMISRAETMGVFQIESRAQMAMLPRLRPVKFYDLVIEVAIVRPGPIQGDMVHPYLRRRLKQEPVTYPSPQLKEVFERTLGVPLFQEQVMELAMVAADYTPGEADQLRRSMAAWKRHGGLEPHRERLVQGMLRNGYDLAFAERIFEQIKGFGSYGFPESHAASFALLCYASSWLKCHEPAIFTCALVNSWPMGFYSPDQLLQEARRQGIEVRPVDVCHSDWDCTLEPEPGEVLAIRMGLRLVRGLAEADARRLEQARAQRPWRDVEDLCLRAGLDSRARAHLADAGALRALASDRHQARWQVAAVQPQLPLFADIEALPESTVELPVPSVAEDLMADYQALGTTLGPHPLTLLRSRLRALGCRSSRELQDVGHGDNIAVAGLVVGRQRPQTASGVTFVTLEDEHGMVNVVVWRALAERQRRALVGSQLLKVSGRLEQENGVRHLIARRLEDVSPLLQGLDVRSRDFH
- a CDS encoding Y-family DNA polymerase, whose product is MLWACILLPQLALDTVLRERDDPDTPLVLLGGPTQRRVLQAVNPAAAALGLRAGQTLTAARALADGFSCVEADPRRIDQVQQLLAAWAYRFSAQVSLHYPRALLLEVGSSLQLFGPWPLFEARLRQELAELGLRQRIVLASNPVAARMLANAHDGLAVSDADATRAALLGMPIERIGLPAPAAEAFARMGLRQLSQVLALPRDSLARRFPAQVQLHLDQLLGLRNLGLGFYQPPDRFEARLELNFDVESHQALLFPLRRMLNDLAAFLAGRDCGVQRFCLHLEHAEGPDTLLQVGLLAAERDAAMLFELARGRLEPLRIPAPVRNLRLVAEDLPPFVPQHQALFDPRAQQAQPWEQLRERLRARLGDEAVKGLSAAADHRPECAWQAVEQGAQGNMPVVPGSRPGWLLSAPMALDEGGYRLQGHAERIESGWWDGGDVRRDYYRIETRDGLRGWAYRDLGKAGPLWLQGWFA
- the imuA gene encoding translesion DNA synthesis-associated protein ImuA, with amino-acid sequence MGAVVDLDRLLDQRRVWRGRQAQARPLGLQPTGHAALDQCLPEGGWPAAALSELLLASPGCGELQLLWPTLARLSAEASRIVLVAPPFIPYAPAWQAAGVDLRWLVQVDAAPADALWAAEQCLRSGSCAAVLCWPERADDRALRRLQVAAETGQALAFACRPQQAAHNPSPAALRIAVDTRPAQWRVLKSRGGMPPALPIACPGRG
- the lexA gene encoding transcriptional repressor LexA, giving the protein MCSMDNLTPKRRAIFEFIRERIADHGQPPSLADIATRFGFASRSVARKHITALCQAGYIDVTPNQARGIRLAERLRRPEILEVPVLGQVAAGAPIGPDLDIHEQLLLDPSLFRRTPDYLLKVRGDSMIDDGIFDGDLVGILQQADARDGQIVVARLDGEVTIKRLQRQGGNYRLLPRNPAYAPIDVRPEQEFFIEGVFCGLLRRD
- a CDS encoding DUF2790 domain-containing protein, which encodes MTFIKAIAIATLTFGSSVGAFAQTASPYQYGMNLDIAQVIAVEASGHATDHADTATLTYRDSDGKVQKISYLRPAASANQN
- a CDS encoding HAD family hydrolase is translated as MLTALLFDLDGTLTDTDTLHLQAFRQLLREHDGRELSQAQFDAQVSGRANGELFAELFAGASAEQCQELADRKEALFRDMSPALEPMPGLVRLLEHARAHDIGMCVVTNAPRLNAEHMLNAMGLGQRFEHVLVAEELARPKPDPLPYLTGLQRLGAEAGQALAFEDSLPGVAAASGAGIFTVGVATTQTPERLLAAGAKLVVRDFNDPALWTLIGSMQ
- a CDS encoding LysR family transcriptional regulator, which gives rise to MLIDEELTLKKLETFLAFMRTGNLGRAAAELATSAVSVHRAIHSLESALRCPLFKHEGRQLIPLESAYVLEKKARQLIQDAEQMVRLTREAAGFYAERFRLGALYSLTVKTVPKLVMGLKLRRSELNIDLTLGSNVDLLQRLKNHELEAILVSLDESVSDPACEQLPLFSDDIFLAVPIDSPFAEQAEVDLADLADSTFITLTQGFATHRDGARVFQQAGFEPKVAMQVNDIFTLLSMVSSGVGFALLPGRIAAVYENRVRLIALKPQYRLQQYIGVVFLKAREREPNLLALLAECRMYSLER